The Actinoplanes sp. N902-109 genomic interval CCGGTGCTGGAGGCCAGCACGAGCGCCACCGAACCGTGCCACGCCGCCTGCGCGCCGTCGCTCACGAGCGTCCCCTCCTGAGGATCCTTGTCACCAGAGGCTTGAGGTCACCGCGATCCAGCGGATATGCCACCGCGAGGAAGACGGCGGCGACCACGACTCCGCCCAGCATGCCCTGCAGCACGCTCCACCAGGCCCCCGGGGTGCCGCCGCCGAGGCCCCCCGAGGCCAGCCAGCCGGCGAACCCGGCCACGACCGCCGCCACGATACCGACGGCTGTCGTGCGCGGCAGCCCGGCCAGCGCGGCCGGACCGGCGTGCCGGCGCACGGCCAGCACCAGCAGCAGTCCGATGACCGACATGCCGACCGCGCCGGCGGCGGCGAACCCGGCAACCTGCCGCTGCTCGGGCAGCACCGCCGCGACCACGAAGGCCAGCACCGCGGCCACGCCCCAGCCGCTCGCCGTCGCAGCCGCCGCGGCGACCGTGGCACCCCGGGCGTACAAGGCCCGCGACAGCAGCGCGAACAGCGCATAACCGAGCAGGCCCGGGGCGAAACCGACGATGCCCGGCGCGGCGGACGGGGTCGCGATCACCCGCGCGGCCGGCCACGCGACGGCGGCCAGCGCGGCCGCGCCGAGACACGCCAGCAGCATCACCGAGCGGGCCGTCCCGGACAGCGATCCCGCGTACGACACTTCGTCACCACGCGCCGCCGCCGTCGCCAGGCGCGGATACACCGCGGTGGCCAGCGGCACAGCCAGCACCGCCCACGGCACCATGAACACGGTCTGCGCCGCCGTGTATGCCGTCAGCGGCCCGCTGACCGCCAGCAGCAGCACCACCAGCACCATGACCTGCTGGGCACCCACGGTCACCGCGCCCGCCCAGCCCAGCCGCATCGCCTGCCGGCCCTCACCGCCGGGGAACCGGTAACTCGGCCGCCACCGCAACCGCAGCCGGCGCAACGGGATCACGAGGCACAACGCGAGCACGACCACCCCGGCGGTGGTGCCGGCCGACAGCAGCAGCTCGCCGGTGCGGCTCAGCCCCGCGACGTCGCTGCGGGCACCGTCGGCCGCGGCATAGCTCACGTACGCCGCCATCACCGTCACGCTCGACAGCAGCGGCGCGATCACCGGCCACGCGAAGCGGTGGTGGGCCTGCAGCACCCCGGTCAGCACGATGCCGATGCCGTACAGCGGCAGCTGCGGCGCGAACACCCGCAACATCCGGGCCGCCACGTCCTGCGCGTCGGGCGGCACGTCGAACATCCCGGCGACCGGCCCGGCCAGCAGCGCCACCAGCACCGCCAGCGGCACCATCAGCGTCAGCACCCAGGTGAGCAGCGCCGAGGCCACCGCACCGACCCGCTCGCGGTCGCCGTCGGCCACCGCCCCGGCGATCAGCGGCACCACCAGGCTGGCCAGCGCACCCCCGGCGACCAGCTCGAACACGATGTTGGGCAGGGTGTTGGCCGCGTTGTAGACGTTGCCCAGCGTCCTGTCGCCCACGGTGTGCAGGAACACGAACGTGCGGCCGAACCCGGCGAGCCGCGACAGGACGGTCAGGACGGTGATGACCGCGGCGGCACCGGCCACCCCGGCGGCCCGGGTGCGGGTGGCGGTCACGGATTCGGGCGCCGGCCCAGCTCGTCGGCCTTGCGCAGCCACGGGGTGTCCTGGATGACCTTGGTGAAGCTCACCCGCTCGCTGGCGGCGGTCAGCGCGCCCAGCACGCCCAGCGCCACCGCGCGCCCGGCCGTGCCGGTGCGGGCCACGAGCGCCACACC includes:
- the murJ gene encoding murein biosynthesis integral membrane protein MurJ; translation: MTATRTRAAGVAGAAAVITVLTVLSRLAGFGRTFVFLHTVGDRTLGNVYNAANTLPNIVFELVAGGALASLVVPLIAGAVADGDRERVGAVASALLTWVLTLMVPLAVLVALLAGPVAGMFDVPPDAQDVAARMLRVFAPQLPLYGIGIVLTGVLQAHHRFAWPVIAPLLSSVTVMAAYVSYAAADGARSDVAGLSRTGELLLSAGTTAGVVVLALCLVIPLRRLRLRWRPSYRFPGGEGRQAMRLGWAGAVTVGAQQVMVLVVLLLAVSGPLTAYTAAQTVFMVPWAVLAVPLATAVYPRLATAAARGDEVSYAGSLSGTARSVMLLACLGAAALAAVAWPAARVIATPSAAPGIVGFAPGLLGYALFALLSRALYARGATVAAAAATASGWGVAAVLAFVVAAVLPEQRQVAGFAAAGAVGMSVIGLLLVLAVRRHAGPAALAGLPRTTAVGIVAAVVAGFAGWLASGGLGGGTPGAWWSVLQGMLGGVVVAAVFLAVAYPLDRGDLKPLVTRILRRGRS